In a genomic window of Gossypium arboreum isolate Shixiya-1 chromosome 7, ASM2569848v2, whole genome shotgun sequence:
- the LOC108473630 gene encoding protopine 6-monooxygenase-like: MDKWSSQVKSMKRISKEMESLIETWVDEHKLKKLKTGSNNNNQDFIDVMLSTIMGDHSISMYGYTMEDCGVSGYNILKGTRLFVNAWKLHRDPQVWSNPEEFESERRACPGMSWALQAICLTMARMLQGFDLTTPSNAPVDMNDDQGASATMLKATPLELILTPRLPRLLYQL, from the exons ATGGATAAATGGAGCAGCCAAGTGAAATCCATGAAGCGTATTTCaaaggagatggaatcacttatTGAAACTTGGGTTGATGAACATAAACTAAAGAAGCTTAAAACCGGATCAAACAACAATAACCAAGATTTCATCGACGTGATGCTGTCTACTATAATGGGTGATCATTCCATATCCATGTACGGCTATACCATGGAAGACTGTGGTGTCAGCGGCTACAATATTCTAAAGGGCACTCGTTTATTCGTTAATGCATGGAAGTTGCACCGAGACCCACAAGTTTGGTCGAACCCTGAAGAGTTTGAGTCAGAGAG ACGAGCATGCCCGGGGATGAGTTGGGCGTTGCAAGCTATATGCTTGACAATGGCTCGAATGCTACAAGGGTTTGACTTAACAACACCTTCAAATGCTCCCGTTGATATGAATGACGACCAAGGTGCAAGTGCAACCATGCTCAAAGCAACTCCTCTTGAACTTATCCTCACACCTCGCCTTCCTCGTCTTCTTTATCAACTCTAG